AAGGGGAGGAAAGCCCATCCTTCCCTTTGCTCTTTCTGCAGCTTACGGATCCATTTCTTTGCtctatttttctttaatgctggtattggggcttgaactcggggctgtgtGGTCTCgcttggcttttatgctcaaggctggggaaATGCTCCTTGAACTACATCTCCACAGCTCTTGGTTGTTTTACTGGCAATAAGAGTCCTatcggatttgtctgcccaggctggcttcaaaccgaacctcacatctcagccttctcagtaactaggattacaggtgtaagccaccagcgcctggctgctgttttaaagtaatttaaaaaaacacaaaaacctaacCGGGTATAGGTGAGGTGAATAAAGAGAGGACAGAAATCCATGCgaccaaataatatttttgattttttttttttttcggccagtcctagggcttggactcagggcctgagcactgtccctggcttccttttgctcaaggctagcactctaccacttgagccacagcgccacttctggccgttttctgtatatgtggtgctggggaatcgaacccagggcctcatgtatacgaggcaagctcttttgccactaggccatatccccagcccctatttttgatttttttgccagtcctgggccttggacccagggcctgagcactgtccctggcttctttttgctcaaggctagcactcttgagccacagcaccacttctggctttttctgtttatatggtgctgaggaatcgaacccagggcttcatgcatgcaaggcaagcgctctaccactaagccacattcccagccttcaaatAGTATCTATAGCAGTTACGAATCATCTCCATGGTGTCAGATCCAGCAATCTAGCTTGTACCTTTCCATGTGCTGCTTCCTCCCAGTCCTGGCTGTCGTCGCTCACCTTCCTCTATCTAACCGCTAGGTTTTGGCTTGGCGTCAGACCTTTCATCGCTCCAGCAGGTAAAATTTCTTAACAGGACTTTAATCGCCACACATGATGCCGGCCACTTTGACTTCCGGCTGGGTTTTATGTATTTGTCTGCTCAACTCTCCATTTTACTATCTTATGAATAGCTCAAATTTAACATACttaacaaaacagaaagctctaGTAttctccatcaccaaaaccagaAGACAGAAGCCATCTTTGAGTCTACCCCTCAAGCTTGCATCCCAGTTGAACAGATCTTGTCAAAAGAACCCTAACTCCAAAATACACCCCAGTGTACTTAACACAACTACTGTGTCTTAGTCCCTTTTGCTTGCTGCACACTAGCCTCGCGCCCTCACCGCTCTGTTCTTCCATTAGCGTCCAGGGCGATCGTTCAGCTGTGACTTGAACACAAGCCTCCGTCCTATCCATCCCATCGAGGCCCTAACACCTCTCCACCCTCCTTTCGTATGACTGTCCTCTCCCTTATCAAGGCACAGGGGCCGCCTTGATGTTCTGCTCAAAAGGGGACCTGCCGTTGCACATGCAAAGCCCTCTCCCGCCTTCCTTACGAGGCTGAAAGCCGCATTCACGTCTGTTCAGGTGGCGGACCAAGAAGAGCATCGTTAAGCAGATGCAGATGTTCCTCCTCCACGTGCTACAAATCCTGGTTTCTGGTCCTTGGCCCTAtggagcagcagcaacaacagctgAGAAACGTGCGAGACTTCCTGTTGGTCTACAATCGGATGACTGAGCTCTGCTTCCAGCGCTGTGTGCCGTCTACACCACCGAGCTCTGGATGCTGAGGAGAGGCCTGTCTGCACAGCTGTGCCGAGAAgctgatcctttcccaccaccgcCTCATGGCCACTTCTGTGCAGCTTATGCCTGCCTTGGTACAGCGTCACACTGCAGACGAGGCTGCCTTGGTTGCACCAGGCGGTACCGAAGAACAGCCCAAAGTCTCACCGTCGGGCAGCTGGCCTTCCAGTCTCATGAAGGGAGGTGCCAGATGGACCCTCAAATTGAAGGCCCCAGTGGACCTTGAGCTTGGTTGAAGTATGTACAGAGATTGAGGCCGTTACCtgaaagctgggcactgtggttGCTCCTTATCCTACAGCCAATAAACCCGCTTTGAcgccattttgtttatattctgGGCACGGAACCTTTGTTTTACTGGTGCCAGGCTTTGTTCTGTCACTGAGTGCATGTCTGCGGGCTTCAAGCCCCGACAAGGTCCTGTTCAGATGACAGGCTGCCCATAAGTCTGTGACTTAAATGGCAAAATGCAGtagttcctgtttttttttccccctcctatattttataataattttactgGATCTTTGTGGGGAACCCACAGAGCTTTTTAGATATCACTTTTAGGGAGTCACTGACCACAGAGATGAAATTTGTAAAATT
This Perognathus longimembris pacificus isolate PPM17 chromosome 15, ASM2315922v1, whole genome shotgun sequence DNA region includes the following protein-coding sequences:
- the LOC125364239 gene encoding LOW QUALITY PROTEIN: mitochondrial import inner membrane translocase subunit Tim10 B-like (The sequence of the model RefSeq protein was modified relative to this genomic sequence to represent the inferred CDS: inserted 3 bases in 2 codons), whose protein sequence is MEQQQQQLRNVRDFLLVYNRMTELCFQRCVPXLHHRALDAEXEACLHSCAEKLILSHHRLMATSVQLMPALVQRHTADEAALVAPGGTEEQPKVSPSGSWPSSLMKGGARWTLKLKAPVDLELG